tcAATTTTCTTGATCAAGACACCTTGAACTTATTTGTGAGTGCATGCGCCATTTATCCAGAGTTTATGCTCGGTCTGTGGGTGAATGTGACACTTATGTGCAAGTTATTTCCAGGGAAAATGTCAGAGAGAgctcttatgtatatattttctatctttctttgtgTTTATGTGAGTCTTCGATGCTTAATGATGAAATTATCAGTCTTAGGCATTTGAGAACAAGGCTGCTTAATTAATGTAagggtttatatgtatatatacgtaattaGAGGCGCGGAGATAAAGAGAGGACATGAAAGCTTTTGGGCACAACCCAAATCTGAAATTAAAACTCGTCTGAAGACCCCAGACGAAGCTAGGACTAAGATCGTATGGATGAAAaagtatgtgtgtacatacaggcTTGGAAATCAAGTAGGATGACCATAAAAAACCAGATGAATCAAGAGTGTGTTATTTGGGGCGCACTTACGATGTTCGTCAGTAAAACGAGTATCAAAATTTGGAGAAACTACATTTACATGAAGGGAGTGATTTACGAATGACAGATAATTAGGTAATATTGTGTTAATTAGGACTTGAACCATTACATAATTATGTCCAGGTGTCGAGCTTTTAGTCTTTGAAGTaagcaagaatttatttttcGTCTTACTTTCGGGAGGTTAGCCGCAAACGACGGAGTGCTTGAAGGTTCTTGGGTATTAGCTGTTGATAGAGAAAGAAAATCGAGGTTGGCACTAAGGTCAGAGACTGGTGGCCCTGAATGGGCTTTGACACATGTTGGGCACATGAGTGTCGGCGACTGGTCCTGTAGATGAGTGAGACACTGCCTGCAGAAGCTGTGTCCACAGCTGAGGGAGATTGgcgtcctctcctgaaggtggtaCTCGTTGTTGCACAGCTTACACTGCGGTGCCATCGTACTGCAGTCCTGAAAGTTAGTTAGTCACTGTTGAGGAAATagtttaattaagataattaaatatattaagtaaCAATTATGGAAGAGCTTATAGCATACTACTCTTGAGTAAGAAATTATTTGTGACTTTCCAAATAGGGAAATGCCTGTGACAAATATTAAGgtttgaaaaggcttatgaaacaaaagttaaacataaatactgtacaaagaAATTACCTTTTAAGCTTTTTACTTACGGTAGTAATTTCTAAAAGTTTTTCATAGTGTCAACCTGGTTTTTAAAAAGGGACGGCCATTTGCTTCTTTAGGCTCACAAGCTCAATTAGGGCTTCCTTTCCTTCGTTAGATTCGTGTCTTACTTCCCGtagggggtattgccgtcagtacACTTCAAGTGGTGCATGTTAGGtattacttaaaggtctttgcggcgtcccttcggcccctagctgcaacctctctcatttctttcactgtccatattctctttctcccatctgactttccaccctttctaaagattgtttcatagtgcaactgcgaggtttccctcgtgttatacctttaaaaccttcttaatgtcaatttctctttccgctctgaatggcctcataggtcccagcgcttggcctttagcctaaattctattttattctattcgtATCTTACCTGTTTTAAGAAAGTTTTGGGACTTAGCCACAGtattacatttgagagagagagagagcacctttcATTTATATTAGGTCTGGTGGAAAGTTCATACGTTTGCCCCTGATAATCGTTGTTGCTGTCAGGCTATTGTATGGATAAAATCGTCAAATCTGCTCCTTAatcaatttacttattattttttccctttttatttactATGACAGTACCTTATTTACCTCTTGGTAAACATATAGAATGACGCGCCGCCATTAGATTCAGGGTTCAGGCTTTTCCTTTGCAACGGTGCCATTTGGTTTCGTGTCCGTATTCAGCCCAAATTTAGTATCCTTGTTTTGTTGTACACCTGGTTCAGCTGGTCGGTGTGGTTTAACCTTTCAGTGAATATTATAGTGATTCTGAGTTTGTTTCCAATTGATATAAGTGATTAATGACAGAGAGGCGATCGGTTCTTCTGAATCATATTTGAGTGGATCTAAGAACAGTGAAATTGGAAGCAGTGAATTGCATATGGACATTTCAGTCATGCAAAGTAATCTGTTTGAGTCGAGAGTTTTAGACGAGAGAAAACAGAAACTTAAATGAAGTTAACAATATAATAGGTCGTCTGGCTTGATTGTACGTCTAAGGATTGCTCTCAAGTCCTTTAGATAACAAGGAAGGAATGTGGTCTCTGTTTCTCACTATAAAAGCTTATGTATTCATTAGCGTGTTCGAGAACAGATTGACGTTGTAGACACTGTTTTCTGTCGACATATTTACAGACATATGAATATGGCCACTATTATTGTGTATATAAGAGACTGGTGATATAGAATGCAATGTGCCAACAGTTTGCCAAGTACAGCTTGCATATTGCTTAACCTAGGATGCCATGACCTGACCTGGGTGAAGGTCCAGAGCCTGGACTAGGCTTCTTGCATTGGCCATATATATGCTCGAACCAGTGAAAACTAGCATGCACCAAAGTGACAAGAACAAAATATGTGTTTAAAACATTCTGTATACTTGACATAACCTGACTAGGATGGTGTCCTAAACAATTGAGACTGAACCACCCAGTGATCAACGTAAATCCACTTCACCCTAGATATTGGCCTAAATGGGCTTGACGCTGCTTAGCCTACAATGTAGGCGCTATCGCTGTCTGCCCAGACCTCTCGGGAATGCTGTAAGTACAGCTTGAAACTTTTCTAAAGTTATGcgttagctatttttttttatctgtttcctaAACATTATCTTTTGAAGGAAAGTACCTCTGTTGTCATGCCAAATTGCATTGGTTACATACTACTGTATATCATGTAGTTATGTGCTTGCACACCTTACCTCCAtcacatgcctttttttttattattttattatttcgtaGAGGCTTAGTCGTTTAAGGGGACTTAGTTGCAAGTCCAGTTATCTTTTAAAACCTGAGGACGTGCATAGTCCAGTTACTTAGTACTTCTGAAGCTTTGGTTCATAACCAAGAAATATGTGTGTAGCATATCTGAATAGCGCTAACGATTACGCCGTATGTCAAGTTCTAAAAGGGTTCTCACGCAGTCCGTAATATGACGTTTATTAATAAACAGCGGTGGCAAGTATTTAAAATCTCCCCCCGCCCCTCTTAATTTTAACTTAATGAACGTGAATGAATTAGAAGATTGCTTTAGTTGGAAGTTCACTCTTtactaattactttttttctattcttctaCGCCCGCTTTGTTAATCTAGtgaacatagtttttttttttaattattaacatGTTTGTAAAACGAAGTTCATAGATTAGTTTAATCTTAAATATCCCTTTATGGAAGGACATGATTCATGAATGAGTGACAGTATCTGACTTCCTAATCAGTATTACACCACTTGTTACTTCTCGGCTAACATTTCTCGACCTGATCGAAGATGATGACTCCTTaatggaaactttttctctttattgcttCCGCACCTTATTCGGTTGAATTTAAAATGTCTGAGTTTTGACGCAACATAGTCTAATAGTGTGCTTAACTGGCTTCATAGCTTCTGTGAAGCAGTTCTATAGGTCTAAATCTCTGCATATGGCGTATGTAGTAGACCACGAAACTATCGTGCATGATTTATTCTGCACCAGATTTCATCGTTTTTAGAAACTCAGTGGTAGAATTAGTCGCATTTCTTCAGGTACAATGTAGGAATCGGGAACTCGAATTTTGGCTAGCTTATAGTATATCATAGTACTGTAGTCTAAATTGGAATCCACGGCTTTCCTCTGTGTGTTTTCGGGAACCATTTCATCAGTTTCTTTTCCgtctcttgaaaataaaagtaaacacgAATTTAACGTCTCTCATATCAGTTACTGATATTACAAACCGGTAATATTAATAAGGCCAATGGTAATAAATAACCTGTTATTTTCCTCTAGGCCATTCTCAGTTCACGTGTTAAATAATTTAACATGGATTTTAACCATTGGAGGACTTAATTTGTAGGATTTGAATGAGTAAACCCAAACGTGTATATAAAACTGTCTAAGAATATACGTATTGTTTAGTATTGAGATCAATGAGATGGGAACAGAGTATTGCATTTCCGATTACACATACTCCATTATACGTTTTGTAGCCTATTTTAGTTACACTGTTGAGGGGGGTAAGTCGACCTGAGAAAACTAGCGTTAACCGCAACTATTCTGTTTTTAAGCGTATAATATAGGAACAACATACCTGCCAACGAGAGTCAAATTGGTGTGATGGCCGTTTTCAGACAGGCATCTTCATCATTGTTAAAAGTCTGCTATTTTAACTTTAAACACTTCACTGTGGCTTTCTTACCAATATTGCTTTCAAATATAACAAAGTTTATGTTCAACACCTTTGAAATAAGATCATTCCAGGTCAATCTTTTTGTAAAACTCGTAGTCAAATATTTCCTGGGATTCAACACGGCATAACAGCTACGGAATTAAGTGCTGATTGAAATACGTAAGGTAAGGCTGATAAATGGCCATGCTTTACAGATAAGGATAAGATATGAATGTGCTGTCACAGAAGCGAGATTAGATAAAATCGCTGGGACTTTAGCCTTTGAAACAATAGCATTCATTCACGCGTcaagtaaatatttaaacaacTCTTATAATGGTAGGCCTATTGACACAAACACCCACGtacagaatgaaagagagagagaatgtggtcaGAAAGGTTGAATGAAATGGATAGAGTGAAAGAGGAGTGTGATTACCTTCTATGATactcatttataatttcattcgCATATCACCGCAACCATTGTTACGTCAtgttatgaatgaatgtatactAAGTTAATTCGATTAGctgttaaagtataccttagtttaaccagaccactgagctgattaacagctctcctagggctggcccgaaggattagacttattttacttggctaagaaccaattagttacctagcaacgggacctacagcttattgtggaatccgaaccacattataccgagaaatgaatttctatcacccgaaataaatccctctaattcttcattggccggcctggagaatcgaacgcgggtctagaagagtgctagccgagtacgatttCAAcctatccaatgaggaactgtaatGCAAACTTAAATTTAAGATCAGTTTAAACCACCTGCAGTAAGTTCCTTAGCCAGTACTACTGTACATGAACACAATCTGCATATTTTACTGACTAGCCATCTAATCTATtgcagtaaaattaaataataatatagctgTGTTAAGATGTTGTGAAGGATGTAATTGTTTAAATTTAATGCTACCTCCTGATTGAACTTGGTTCTAGAActacgtttttttattttcctttctttacgcAGACTTGGGGAATATTAGCTATAACACTTCCAGGCCACGGAAAATTAGCCGTTACACTTCGAGAACTGTATTAATGAATAACCTGCACTGCTAGATTGCGGCATCCGCATCAATTCACAAATTACAAGTGCAGGTCAGACATAGCCTAAGTAAAACTAATGTTCACCcactagaaaataataattgtttaaaacattttattcatgaaaactgCATTATGTTCACTGCAGGGTATCTCTGAATGAAAGGACAATTTTGAGAGTTATACcatatcctttgtttttttttttcatcttaagcCGTATGCTATAAACTTTAAAAGGAGGCtccattaataaaatattttaaatgcttactttttattgtttgtatatcatacacatataaaaataaaatacagtactgtgcaAACATTTCATCTTGTCATAAAAATTCCCTATATTTTGCGACAACCAACATACCAACATTAAAACTATTGACTTTGTCTAAATCCCAACATAATTAATGTAggcataaaactgaaaaaacccTATTAGAATAAGAGCAGATGTTGGATAAATGCTCTGGAACCCTTGGATGCTCCGGACAGAATACTCTGAAACCCTTGGATGCTAATAACAGAATGTTTTGAAACCCTTAGATGTTACTGATAGATTGTCGAAGCAACAACCACTCTGATAATCCTTACTGCTCAACACTGACAGTCATACCACGATCCACTATACGGTCAATTAAACTGGTCTCTGCAAAGGCAACTCCAGGAGTCATTACGCCACCTCTGGAAAATTGAGAAAACATGAGTAGTCTTACCATGGAATTTTCACTACTAAATACTGAATCTGTATCatcaaaattatgcaaaactgCACAATTTTCTTACCTGCCTGCACACATCTGTTTCTCCCGCAGGATAGTCATAGCACAAGCAACCATCATGAGCGAAGTTGCGCCATAGCCCGGATCTGGTCCAGATATCTAAATGGAACAATAAAAAGCCTACTATACATATGAATTCCAACAAATATATTAACAGGTGGCAAGCCTTTGTTTTCAAACCCCAGCTGTATAATTCTCTGATATACTACACAGAGTACCTTGACACAGTATTTTCATACTGAATGTTCacaatttcattaaaaagtgttGAAAAGAATGATTGCAACAAATTTAACATCTACATTACATACTCTTATCCATCAGCCCTTGCTGATACTCAACAAAACCACAAGCTTTGGCTAAGTCTAAAAGAGTATcgttaccaataataataaatatcgtACCTTCACAGTAATGGATGAATCTGGGGCTTCACTATGTTGGTCAGATCCTGACAACAGTGTTTCTGACCAACCCTGGCCAATAATAGTAGAAGTGAATCTCAAGTTTTTCAGGGCCTCACGGTCAGCTCCAGCACGTCTAAATGCACCGGCTGTCATTATTTCTGGGTActgcagaagaataaaaaataaaattacatatacatcataatattaaTCATAAGAAAATGAGGCTAACTATATCAGCATGAAGTAAATGTTCAATGAGCTTTTATCCAACAAAATTTAACatagttgtattttaatagcgaATAATATTACTATACTTTGACCATGACATAAACTGCACacttttaagaaatgtaatgcAAATTTCCACAAACCTTTAAAAGAAGCTTCCTTGTCCAACTGAAGTAGCAAATAACAGCGAAGTATGCCATACCAAAGATCAAACCAATGGCAGTAAAAGCGCTACGAAATCCAAGGAACTGCTGAAACTGAACTGGCCGCTGTCCTAAAACATCATGACGGTGCCTCTGTGTTCGGTACACTACTGGTTCATCAGTAGGAAATGCAACTCCCCATAAGTTCACTGCTTCATTTTTGTGAAGCATTCCTCTGAAAAATCGAAACTGTTTTAATGGTTTTTTCCAGAGCTATTGGTAACAAGGAAATATATgattgaatttaatattttttcctactaAGTAGGTAACTTTAAACACAgagacagttcataaaaaaaataagcttttctACTCAGACAAAAAAGTTGTAACAAGAGCCAAGGAGGACTTGGTTACAAGAATCAAGGTGGACTTCAAACTCAATCTTTAGCCAGCCTCAATTGTTGATAATGTCTAGCAATACATGAACAACTGGTATTTATGGttacaagaaactgaaaacttgCTTCCCTTTACACAGACTAGATTAATCTTTTTGAACTCAGAACTTctgcataaataaaagaaaaaacttgatacTGATACCTACTTCTTTGAGACCTTATGCTTGGGTTTTGGCAAAGGTTTTGGGAACAACTGCCGCCGAATTTTGGCAATTTCACTATTATTGGCAATGGCAAGGGCTGCCGATTCCATGGTTCCTGTGTGAATTGGGGTCTTGGAATTCTGGtgggagaaagaaataaacaaaacttgatTTAAAGAAAACAGTAATTTATAAGAACATAATTTTATAGAGTACAGGGTAAGCAGTGTTAACTTAAAAGGGCAGATTTTCCCAAGATTAATGCAAGCCTTGCAAAACTCTAACACACAATGTTCATAAGAACATACAGCCATAAGAACATACAGCCTCCTAAGGTATTAGTCATTTTTCCATTCCTGATTGCTTTATTCTCTTTGCTGACTAATAATTTCACTTACAACATTAGCATCAAGTATTATGTTAGATAAAGGGGATAAAGCTATATCAACAGCTCAAGTATTTCCTCCGAGATGCTCTTCTGAGAATGTCCTAAACATTATTCAGTGATAACATTTCTTTCTCTTAAAAGTTTTAAACAAGGTACCACTTGTGCATCtaaaatataatgcaaacataataaaaataaatttattgtagaCAGTTCCTCCTTCAACTGTCCTTCTCTGTATGTTCCTATCAAGGGGTGGGGAGCTTGGCTAGTCAATTCTAAATATGGATGCAATTATTTTACACTGTAAATACAACTACTTCCACTCAAGActtttcctgtgctttttcttccacaaatctcctctaATTTGATGCACCTCCCATCTCTTACATTTTATCCATGTATGTCTGGGTCTACCAATGCTTTTGGTGTCTACAAAAACCCAGCTAACACTACATATTGTCCTATTCTCCCTGGGGTGGGTGTGAAGGACATGTCTGAactatctccatctccctttcatcattactacaactatatggatttatatacttttatcaaTACAGTAGTCACTAAGTCTAAATGCAGCTTTTGACTTTATTCCATTTCCTCTTCAACATAAATGCATTACCAGTCAGGTTAAATTTACCCAAAATATGTTCCAGATCTTTTTATACTTACCCCACCTCTAGTGGTGACAAACAGCTGAGCTGAATTCAGTTCACCTTCaaagaaagaaacataaaaatcctTCATTAAATCACACCTGGTACATGTAGTTGGATAATGCACTTTCACTTTACTAGATAAATGCATCTCTTAACATCTTACTGGTAGGATAAGATCCAAACTTCAGGAAAACTATTCCCAACTGAATTCTGATGTATACACTATCATGCCATTTCTGAAATCTGTGTTCTTGAACTAGGGAATGTGTTGGCaccatacttttttttacttttacatttttatcttataGCTGAGGAGGCTTGTTATAAAATGTGAAAGTTCCCACTGTTGtaattacaaatatgtatatataacagcaGATCTtttaacgataataaaaaaaGCTCAACATAGTGTTCTGTTTGTGACAAAAACAGCAATGCAAAAATCTTCCTTAATttctaaaaatacagaaaaaccatgtttttgttacatttattgCTAATTTGTTCTTaacattttgtaaagaaatttacAGACCAACACACAGATTTAATTTTGTATGCTTCTCAACTTGATAGGACCTCATCACTCCGCCACATGGCCAAATCTTATGCATCCATTCTCTTTGTTGACAATTAATTGTGTTCAACATGTGAATAGTGTGAGACTGCAGAAATGCTTCTTTAACAGCTAAGCCAATTTGAGCTGTGATTAATCTTTTGGGCAGCTTGTAAACATTACTAAGATTTTTGAtgcattattatatacataaactgacaataataatatctttactgTCATTACACCAATGAAGTTATTAAGAAGTGCTCGAGTtacaacattttgcatttaagtGGGAGTTTACATCATCATTTGtgcaataaaaatcaaacaaattccaTACAGTATCCTATATAAATTACcttagagaaaattaaatacatgtactttacatattaaataataaatgctAATCTTTGCTAATAGTACCTTTGAAATTCTTTATCATATGAACCAGGCCCATCTCCGCTGGAATGGAGTCATAGCCACAAGCACCAACAATATGAACCCcagctgcttctgctgcttcatTATATTTGAGCTGCATTCCTTCTAGGAACTAGGAAAAAAACCGATGTCTTAAACTGAATCTCTATTAATGAAAGAGTATTGTAGAGGTACTGTACAAATAAGTAAAGAcctttaaaatcatatctttgtCTGAATCTCTATTAATGAAAGAGTATTGTACAGCTACTGAGTCTGAATCTCTATTAATGAAAGAGTATTGTACAGCTACTGAACAAATATGTAAAGATCTTTAAACTAATTTGAGCAGCTTCTGGTGCCTATCAGGCactcatgatttttatttcaaatatatttaattacaattttttctatttataacaGCTTTATgaaaccataaaacaaaattattgaatgagaTTAACCCCCGAGTTTTTTACTGGAAAGACATTTAAAATATCCAACTGCAAAAAAGAACAATATCATGCATCATCTCACCTGAGGTTCACCTGAAATGTCTACATGGCTGGCACCATTATCTATGCAGGCagaaacaacttgttccccataCAGCTGGtactgagaaaaaaagaaaccacgttTACAAGAAATGATAACTACAGTATGTAAATCCCCAATACGTGCAACAACATATGGAAGGTGCCACCATCAtccacatttatttttgtctgccGCTCTATCAGCTTTCcttattcatttcataattattatgacTTTCGAAAATGCATAACTAAGTTGTATGCTAGCAAGCAGAGCAGTGCACATGGCACTTCAGTATTTGCTTAATTAATTCATATGCATAGCGTTGGACTGTGCAGGCAAATTAtctttccagtttttcttttatggttaaaAGAACGGACTGGTATCAGAGGCTTGTAGTATCACAGAGAATATCTTCAACTTAAACTgtataaaatttcagaaatatgctCACAAAAGCCTATATATACTTAAGACCATGGACAGATTTATTCAGCTGAGATGCAACAAAAGCATTGGAAAACAGATCTCTGAATCCATAGCACCCAGACATTTCCATAAATGGAGCCAGTGGGCTCCATTTATTTGTAGGTTACAGTTAAcagtttctttaaatataatatgTTGTTCTTCAGAGTCAtatctgttttttaatatataaggcttttaatttcttcttggaTGTCTTGTAACCTTATGGTTCTTGGGTCAATTTATGGAAATGTCTGGGTGCTATGGATTCAGAGATCTGTTTTCCAATGCTTTTGTTGCATCTCAGCTGAATAAATCTGTCCATGGTCTTAAGTATATTTAGGCTTTTGTGagcatatttctgaaattttatacAGTTTAAGTTGAAGACATTCTCTGTGATACTACAAGCCTCTGATACCAGTCCGTTCTTTTAACcacaaaagaaaaactggaaagaTAATTTGCCAGCACAGTCCAACACTATGCATATGAATTAATTAAGTAAATACTGAAGTACCATGTGCACTGCTCTGATTGCTAGCATACAACTTGATTATGTATTTTCACAAgtcataataattatgaaatgaagattatgctgttaagccaagcactggggcactttttaGCAACTCAAATTTtccaatcttttattttatatatatttgtttatacatttctCTGACATTTAGTCATGAGTTCAGAAGAAAGAAAGTCAGGGACACTCACTATGCAGTATAGAAGGTGGTAATTGGTAATGTAATAGGAATTACATTATACTGCATAGACAAGAATCCCATATCACATCCTGACACACAATAGAGAATGTGACTGCAATACTCACAGGCCCCACACAGTTGACAACTACAGAAGACTGGGCTGCCATCTTATTCAGTGATTCTTTATCACTCACATCCGCAAGAATAAGACCAACATCTTTGAGGTCTAGTCCTGAAAAAGAGTTACAAtacttgtaataatgataaaatgttaatttctcaCATGAACACTCTTGAAGTGACGATTAACATTTGTAAGGTTGGTGAAAAATCCACatcaatgtactgtatatgtaaatatacagggtgtccataaaatctctttacaaattaaaaatacattacaaaagccactgatgagatatcttattcagatttgttctatgtactcagcagttatcaaagtttttaatcacactacatttgtgtatttcaggtaccctgttgatgaaagaggtactttTAAATGAACCCCCTAAAAattggctactcctcaagaaaagttGTCATggtttaatgaaacaaaatcagataTACAGACTAagcaaaactacagaactaagtgtGGAAGAGATCCACCATCATGTCTGATAATTCGTGCATGGCagaagaaatttatggagacagggacagtgttggataaagggaggagtggagtGGATGACCAAGAACATTTGAGGAAAACATCGACCGTGTGAGACAAGCCTTTGTTTGTTCTCCTACAGTCCATCCATactactgctgccagacacttacagctaccacgttcaacagtacacaaagtcctacacaagaacttgtgaTTGTACACTTACAAAGTGTAACACATAcgggcactcgagccaaatgataaaccaagacgaaaagagtttgcagttaacatgctggaacaaatttctgaggatgaacGTTCCTCAACCAAGTTTATTTTAGTGATGAGACAACCTTtaatgtttcagggaaactgaacacacacaatgtgactagggaacttcaccaagataatccaaaggtgaatgtgtggtgtgggatcgtGCAATCAAATCATTGGTTCATTTTTCTTCAATGAGACATCAATtgctgcagatgtttaccttgaccttttgactgaatatgtggcacacaactagatgaccttcaaccaatcATCATTTTCcaacaagatggtgcaccaccacattgggaaCTGCAAGTtcatgggttcctaaatcaaacatttccagacca
This genomic stretch from Macrobrachium rosenbergii isolate ZJJX-2024 chromosome 6, ASM4041242v1, whole genome shotgun sequence harbors:
- the LOC136839496 gene encoding saccharopine dehydrogenase-like oxidoreductase isoform X1, with amino-acid sequence MFRVSSSLLSYLGNSSHSLITRMASLAPGLRYDLVIFGATGFTGQYVVEEVARVAQKEEATKVPLTWAVAGRSSNKLQETLATAQKETGLDLKDVGLILADVSDKESLNKMAAQSSVVVNCVGPYQLYGEQVVSACIDNGASHVDISGEPQFLEGMQLKYNEAAEAAGVHIVGACGYDSIPAEMGLVHMIKNFKGELNSAQLFVTTRGGNSKTPIHTGTMESAALAIANNSEIAKIRRQLFPKPLPKPKHKVSKKGMLHKNEAVNLWGVAFPTDEPVVYRTQRHRHDVLGQRPVQFQQFLGFRSAFTAIGLIFGMAYFAVICYFSWTRKLLLKYPEIMTAGAFRRAGADREALKNLRFTSTIIGQGWSETLLSGSDQHSEAPDSSITVKISGPDPGYGATSLMMVACAMTILREKQMCAGRGGVMTPGVAFAETSLIDRIVDRGMTVSVEQ
- the LOC136839496 gene encoding saccharopine dehydrogenase-like oxidoreductase isoform X2; translated protein: MASLAPGLRYDLVIFGATGFTGQYVVEEVARVAQKEEATKVPLTWAVAGRSSNKLQETLATAQKETGLDLKDVGLILADVSDKESLNKMAAQSSVVVNCVGPYQLYGEQVVSACIDNGASHVDISGEPQFLEGMQLKYNEAAEAAGVHIVGACGYDSIPAEMGLVHMIKNFKGELNSAQLFVTTRGGNSKTPIHTGTMESAALAIANNSEIAKIRRQLFPKPLPKPKHKVSKKGMLHKNEAVNLWGVAFPTDEPVVYRTQRHRHDVLGQRPVQFQQFLGFRSAFTAIGLIFGMAYFAVICYFSWTRKLLLKYPEIMTAGAFRRAGADREALKNLRFTSTIIGQGWSETLLSGSDQHSEAPDSSITVKISGPDPGYGATSLMMVACAMTILREKQMCAGRGGVMTPGVAFAETSLIDRIVDRGMTVSVEQ